The Coffea arabica cultivar ET-39 chromosome 10e, Coffea Arabica ET-39 HiFi, whole genome shotgun sequence region ACAatttttcaatttatttttaatttttttaaaaaaaggaataatttcagaaacctcccctgagatttctaacACTTTCACTGGCATCCCCTGAGGTTCTCAAAAATTCACTAACCTCccttgtttttgactttttggtaaCAATGCAGTCCAAATCTGATTACAATATTGGGCTTGTATGAAAGTgaagttttttgccaagttttttaactactagttttttaataacttttgctacaggaatcccaaaaaatttattaaaattttttacttacacacttcaaaataatacacaaaaaactttcccttcaacttttcttctttttcctcccccacccaaccggccaccacctccaccactaCTTCGGGCGCCGATAACTATTCCGGTCAACTTTTGCCggcctttctctttttttttttttttctctccctccccTCCCCTTTTGACTGATATGTTGGTTTCCaaaatctcttttttcttttttttttctttctccttcccCCCTCCCCTCTTTCCCTCTGCCTTTCCCCGCCACCTTCCCCCTCTCGCAGCTTGAGGAGAAGGAaaattgcaaaataaaaaaaaaaattacactcgGCTGTTGCTACTTATTCTACCAGCAAGATaaggagaggagagggagatggaacattgaaaaaaaaaaaaaatcatttctgTTGCTGCAAAACTCAGGTGACggcagagggagagggaggggtgGCGAGGGGAGGGGGTGGCGGGGCAGAggggaggagaaggggaaagggaggagaggggtggcgGGAGGTGGCATTGGTGGAGTTGCTATTGGGGGTGGCGGAGGTAAcggggaagggggagggggaaggaagaggaagaagaagaagaagaagaagaagagaggaaaggaaaaaaaggaaagaaagaaagagaaagagagagaaaaaaaagcaagaaaaaaagaaaaggaaaaaaaaagtttttcagcctacaaaaacttctacaaaattttttcaaaaacttctacagtgcactacagtaaaattttagacaaacttccaaaaaactcaggttccaaacaggcccattATTTTCATGTGTGAGAAGGAATTTTTATTCCACAGCTGCCCTTTGCTCCTTGTATTAGTAGAAGATTGAAAGaataataaattattagaaTGATTACTAAAGTTGAGGGGGTGTAAGtacaatacaaaaaaattgtagGCACTAGATGTGCCAGGAAAAATACCGGTTTTCATAAATCTTAAGTCAACTAGTATGTTATCTATTTAACACAACTTAAGTAACTAactaaactaattaaattacctGTGAGTATTACTTTCACAtaattaatttatgttaaatacataaccTACCAATttccctttcgtaaaaatatgtgtaatactttttgaattttacttacaatcatttgtatatttaatataaattaaatgattcagagtaaaatgcctataaataactagtactttattcatataatagaAAAAACTCGTAAAGAGCTAGTAAAAAGtggataatttatttttttattttcacgtatttaatttatgttaaatacaaaacctagtACTTTCTCTTTCGTaataatattagtgtaacaatttttgaatttcacttataaacatttatgtatttaatataaattaaatgatgcAAATTAAATTGCTCATAAATAGCTATTACTTTATCCATACAATGGAAGAAACTCGTAAAGAACTTGTATGttatggaaattttttttttactttcaaatacttcatttatattaaatacaaaacatgctacttttcctttcgtaaaaatactTGTGTAACagcttttgaattttatttgcaaatatttatgaacttaacataaattaaatgattcaaaataaaatgcccataaaaccTGGTATTTGGTTCATGTAATagagaaaagccataaagagttgaTAATTTATGggatatttcttttttaaaaaatatttaatttatgataaatagataacctactaatttttttttgtaagaagTTACTGTaacatattttaaattttatttaaaaacatttatatattcACAGCAGGCACAAAAATGGTGCCTTACTCCCTAATCCAGCTTTAATTCATGTATTAGCCATCAAGTTTGTGTTATTGTTGTTAAGCTTGATTAATCATTTTAGATGCCATTTTCTCCAACTAAACGGTAGTAATACACTCCATCTTCAGTAATAAAACCCAACTTCATAAGACATATTTGTAATTTTGGCCTTCATGATGTTAGCAAAGGGGCCCAATTTTCTATCAAGGAGGtcagtgaaattttgagaacctgAGGGGATGCTAGTGAAAGTGTCAAAAatttcaggggaggtttctaaaattatcccttaaaaaaTTTAACACTTGACGTTTTGGACCCACAATCAACCACCCAGGCTACCTTTTGATTAAAAGGCTTAAAGAGATTGGTGGGGTCatcttcaaaaaacaaaaaaaaaataaagagagagagattggTGGGGTCCAAGCCGAGACTATACTAGAAAGCTTGCCTAAGCTAAGGAGGTTGTGATACTTGAATCGTGATGGAACAATTCTTCAATTCTACCTAACCAAATAAACTAGGCACACGTGAAAGAGCATGTGTTTTCCCGAGATTTATTGCATTAATTATGCAGCCACCTATGGGTTAAATCAAAAGGGGCATTGGTTCAGTGGCCACCAGGATGGATTTAAATCCCTCAATTTAAGGATTGTGCCATAACATTTTCTTGATTTAACTGGATTTGTATACTCACTAGCTCCTTCCACagcctccttaggctcccctccccctagattaggatagagtaagttatacaaatgtatcgttgctgacaaaaaaaaagttcattcaatgtcacatttttttaaaatactataagattaatttgaaaaaataaatacaaaaggcaagataaaataaaataatatatatacaaaaaatgTGATAATTATTAACACGCacgtgtgtatgtgtgtgtacatacatacatatatatatatatatgtactccctccctttttttataactgacgacTAAGGTTTTGCAcactaattaagaaaaatttttcattgcTTAAATCTGTACACTACTTTCCCTTTATACCCTCATTAATTATCCAATTTACCcatgttttctctcactagagtacTCAATAGTGCTGTTTTACTAGGTCAAAAGCAATGCAAACTAACTCCCACCAAACTAGAGTAATAATTAAGAACCCtgtattggaaaagagagatataagggtaaaattgtaaaaaaatactccctccgtcccactttgatagtcttatttttctttttggtctgtcccaaattgtagtccactttcccattaagaaatgtaatgatctttcaaattgtctacaatacccttattaaatatcttgttattaatatattgttattaaatactaacccattacattgaatacattgaacTTTTCCAATGTACTCTTCGttattagcataagggtattttagaaaattattaatctaaatttatgtttccaaccaaattaattacactttcttaatctgtgtgaaaaaaaaatcaagactaagtaaacgggacggagggagtaattaaTACTGTATAGGGATAACAAAATGACAGATAAAGTATATTAGAGTAAATTTCTTAatcgtcagttataaaaaaagaaaggaaataataaattaaattagtttttgatatgTTAATAAATGTCCAATGATCATCCCTTACAAAAAAAACCCATCATAAAAAGCCGCTACAATAACGGGTACGCAAAATTCAAAGTCGACAAGAAGTCAATTCTCAAAGGCAGCAGCTagattctctgttattattATGCTGGAAGCCACAGCTTACCAGAGTCAGATTCCCATCCAAAACGGGACGGCCACTGTCCTTTTTATAGGGAAATTTTTGGGATACTAATCCCCGCATCTTAAAGTTCAAACCTTCGAGTTTACCCCACGAATAAAGCGCTACTTGTAACAAAATCCTGGACTGGACTGGGCtgggaaaggaaaaaagaaaaaaatcacgagaaaatatttttttgtgtCTCAAGAAAAACAACACTTAAATTAGATGGCCTGGCCTGGGGCTTCAATTTATTAGGAAATGACCGCAATTTTAACAAATGACATGACAATGGTAAAGCAAAAATATCTCTGAGCATGTCAGACAATAATCCAGTGGCTTACAGCTGAGGCTGGACATCAGGAGAGGTTGCATTATCGATTTGAATGGTGTTTATATTTCATAGTATTTGATATCTTTAAAAGGATCGAAACCTATTTCCTAGATGGAATAAAGGAAGGATTAATAAGCAAAAAAGTGTAATtaacagaagcaattatcaagaaCTCACCGTGAATTAGAGAGAAAAGACTGCCGTTAGGCTGGTAATCATAAACCAGAAGCCTCTCTTCTTTAGCCTGAAAATATGCCCGGAGGGGAACCAAATTCGGATGCCTCAAGGACCCCACTGATTCCATGTGCCCCTCAAACACCTCCTTACTTGTACCCGCCAATCTACTACCGTCCAATCTCTTCACACAGACAATCAACCGGCTGTCAAGCACTGCTTTGTAAGTGGTCCCCATCGTTCCCCTCCCCAGCAGCTCCGCCGATGCCCTCATCAGCTGCTCCAGCGTATACACCTGTGCCTCACCCGCACAGAACACCAGATTCCCGCTCTTCCCCATCCCGGCGATTTGCACCCCCTCCTGGACCCTCCTCACCTTCTCCTCCAGCTCGTAATTATCTTCTTCAATCCTCATCAATGCCTCGGCATTGGCATTTGCAGTTGCTTCACCAACCAAAACTTTCTCAGCTgaactttcctttttcttctttttcaccgTCCTCGTGGCAAATGCAAAACAAATGAACGAGCAAATGAAAAATAGCCCGCTCCCGGATAGCCCGATTATAAGCGCCGCCTTCCCATGCGCTTTCCTGCTTGGTTGGCTGCTCACGCCTACTTCTCCCCGTTCAATTTGTGAGCTTTGATCGGCGGATACCGATTTCGGCGGCGGAGGTGAGGCGACGGGACCGAAAAAATGTTGCATTTCACGGCATTCCTTGTGTATTATTTCTCCGCAAAGTCCGGGATTCCAGCTGAACAACGACGCTTTGAAGCGTAACAATGTCGGGGTGACAGGGATTGGACCGGTGAGGTTGTTACTAGAAATGTTGAATATCTGAAGTGTGGATTGGTTTAATGCTGGGATCGACCCGTTGAACTGGTTTGAGTCTAACCGGAGGGTGTACAGCCTGTCCAGGTTGTTGAAAGAGATCGGGACCGGACCGGTTAAGTTGTTGTGGGAGAGATCGAGGGTTTTGAGACGGTGGAGAGTTGATAGCGAAGGTGGGATTGAGCCGGTGAAGGAGTTGTGGGAGAGGAAGAGAACTTTGAGGTTGACCAAACTGGAAAGATCAGGGATGGGACCGGCgagggagttgttttggaggctAAGAACTCGTAGTTGGTCCAACCGAGTCAATGTGCTCGGAGCAAAAACTCCACCTAAATCCATTCCCTCGACGACAAACCGGACCACTCTGGCTTGTGAGCATTGCACTCCAGCCCATTTGCAAAATGAGGAGCTTGTTTCGGGAGAGAACCCAAGTTTGCTTCTCAAATCAGCTTTTGATTCGAAAGCTAACAAAGCTGAGGCATCAGATAATGGCAACACATCGATTGAATAACGCGAAGAATGAACCAAAGTGGCTAAGAAACTTGAGCAGAATATTAGGAGAGAAATCACATTGTCCCGCAACAACAAATGTGCTCTCATTGTGCAAGCAAAAACCAACCTGTTGTACAAATGATGATGAAATGAGAATTTTTTGAGCAAAGCCCTCTGTTTTTCTCTTGACTGTTCTTGAGCGGACTGCTGTTGGTTCTGGGGTCGTAGCCTAATAGTGGCAGTACATTGGCCTACAGTTTTTTCGGTTGCATGTGATCTGAGGGTTAAGCGCTGGGAAATTTGAAGGGCAGGAAGGAGGCGGATTTGCCGGACTGGAACAGAATGGGGCAGTAAGTGACAAAAGCATGCAAAGGCAGCTGTCCGAAGTGTACAGCAAACTGCAAAGACAAAGTCAGAATCACGTGAAGTCGGGaagaaggaaatgaaagaaagtTGAGGGGTGGGGAATTACGATGgcccttctaaatttttaggtGGCTGTAGTTATTGTCGGTATTGACACAGTGGGTAGTACCCACTGCCTTGAGAACTACTCTGCTTTTCTGCTATGGTTTGACTCATGTCCTTCCGCTCGCCGAATGATCTCAAATTATGACTGCGTACTTGCCCGGTTGCCCAACCTTGCTTCTACCACTTTCGATCGCAAGATGTTGATGGATAATTATTTAGTTCGATAGaaggttattttgaaaaatttttgcgTGTAATAATGATGTATCATTTTTTAAATGCGATgcatatataataaaaatataattaaaaagataaaacaagtgattgaaatttgtatttataatacaatcatttttttaaaataataagcaaTCCAAAACAAATTCATTACAATTTGTGTCAGAATAAACTGATTAAAATTTGTATTTATAAcacaatcaatttttttttaaataataagcAATCCAAAATAAATCCATTACAATTTGTGTCTAAATAAGTATTTACCTACAAGTTGTAATTAAGGATGCTATTGAGCCGAGTCGACTTCAAATAGCATCATACTCGAACTTGAACTCGATCATAATCAGTGTTGCTCGAACGAGTATATAAATTTGGACTCAAGCTCGActcgataaaataaaattactcTAGAACTCGATTCATTTGAGTTCGAGTCAAtattgagctcgagctcgagttttgaACTAAACCTAtaaatattttctcaaaatatataatataaatataatatgaaaACTCGATTAAGCTCGTCAAGCACATGAGTGTTTATTTTTTGAACTCGAACCCAACTCATTGAATGTAATGAGTAGGTCGAACTCGGTTTGATCGAACTCGAACCACGCTTTTGACCAGACCGCTCGTGAGTAGGACTGCACCCCTAGTTGTAATACATAATTCGTATTATCTCATCTAGCATAGGAATAATAGGTTCTAAATTCAAACTCTCATTTCTCACCACACTTCTTAATTCGTGCCCTTCTCtgctatttaaaaaaaaaattagcgtTGAATGATTTTCGTTAGATTTAACTCTTAAGCTTGATTTGATAAGGAAAATCTTTGAAATAACATCTAAACAAAAACACGGTTGGTTTGCatcttttagaattttttttattaaagcacattttaatatgtaatatatgtTAAATAGAAGGGTATTATGAAAATATGTTCAGGAAATGTCCTAAAAATTTTTCCCCAACTAATTTTCAACTCGAGACCAACTCGATAAATATTCATTTGAGTTTGAAGtcaggtttgtttggatagagaattattagccaaaatttatttgcttacatcatcattacaatttccaacacacctttttatcttcccaattacctttttatctcatatacatcacatcacaaaaagtgctacagtaaaaatatctcaaataatttacaatccaaacagagcaaattgaaaaacaaatttaaactccttgaaaaagaaaatgagctTCAAGAGTGTAGTCTACAGCTCAATTAAACTAGTTTTAACCTTTTAGATGTCAAAGACGAAAGAAttatgtgtttggatagtagattatttagaataattttgtgaaaaaatattGTGACAAATTTTTGATGTGACATATTTAAGataaataaatgattaaaaaatgtgttgattatacaagtaaataaattttgacaaataatgtCTATCCAAATATGTTTTGGTGAGTACTGCGACTAAACTATTTAGGAAGAATTGTATTATGCAATTGAAGGAGGAAGATGAAGATATTTTTAATCTACGGTTAAATAGTAGTGCTAGTTAAAGAGTGAAAATCTCGAAATAAACCCCAAAAACATGCACGTAAATGTGGAAGCAAATCAATTACGGAGCTAAATCCTCGTTACAGCAAACTGCCCCAAAATATTGCCATTTTCATTTACCATCGTCAGAGGCCCCATCTCTCCTATTCTATGATTACTCTCCTTTCTGGAACATTGGTTTACAGCTTTTTTCAGGTTGGCTGAATCAGTAATGACCCAGTGGCTCAGGCGAGTGGGGAAAGAGGATGGCTGGGAACTCTCAGAAATTTTAACATCTTACGCTTTTGGTCTGTTGTCCGGTCAATTATTCATTACGGGGCTTTATCCCCCAAAGTCTGCTTCGCTAGGCAGTAGGCACCAAAAATGCCAAAGTTTTTTTCTACTCTTACACCCAACCGAAATCCttaaattttgtttggattccttaatatatatttaaatttacaatacatcaattattaaaatatattttaattatactAGAACAATTGGTTATTTATAAATTCAAATACCTTTAAAATTACGTGAcatttaaaggaaattgagatgATTCCAAATGTTTCGTCAAATTTTCGATCCAAACAAAATGGTAAGAGAGACAAGGGCAACTTTATCTTTTTCTGCttctcttttattcttttttctttcgttcgctatttctttttcttttttttttgtcagagACGATAAATTTAATCTATCATATACTAAGGGGAAGGGGACGGGCCTAAGGAGGTCCAGGGATAAGCCggaggggactgaaccaccaccggacCAAACAGGTGCACAGCACACCCACCTGAATTTTTTGGAGACAAGCCACTGAAATGTGACATTTTTGGTAGGAGgcctcccaccccaccaagtaggtggtggccactgagccTTTTGGCTCAGTGGTTTGTCGTTCGCTATTTCGCCAAGTATAAATTCGATGATTAATGTACTAATAAATAGAACCAAAAAGCGTGCCCATATGAAACACGCTTTAATGGGGTAGAATGCAATTTGTCAGCTTAATCTCTTTATTCTTGGATGGTTCCAATCCTGTGCCTGTGTCTGGAAAATGCgtgtacatatacatatacatatatatatctctCAGACGGAAAAGCTGTTTCGGATCAGTAATTAATTATTGAAGATTGATCCAGTTTAATTGGTCTCTACAATACACCAGTGGCACGCTAGGTTTTAAGATTTAATTTGCTGAAAAAGACCATTATCGGTCCGTTTGGGTAGGAgactatttgaaaaaaaaaatctaaaataattttgtagcactttttgcaacataaaaaaaaaagttgaaaattgtgtttgtgatacaaatttcaaaaaattagaaTCTATTTTTTGGCAAATCTTGATAATCAAAGTGAAAATTGTTTAGCTGCAAGTAATTTTGAGAACATAGACGCACAACCCTGCACTTTGCAGCATCATTTCAACTGCTATTGAAGCTAATATGGTTACGAGACTAATGCAGTCTTTTAGCTTGAGCAATTAAtctctttccttcttttgtCAAAGTTTTTGGTAACAAATTGATGTTtcgtttaaatttttttgttgaactaaacaattattcaatttattAATGTTTTTCTACGGAAGAATTTCAAGTTTCATACCATTGTACCAAAACCATCATACAAAAACTTTTTACGTCCTAACTCCCAAACGAAATCAACATATTTGGATaatagattatttgaaataattttaaaaaatattattataatatttttttgatatgatgtattgaaataaaaaaataattaaaaaaatctatgaaggatgtaaataaataaattttgacaaataattcaTCGTCCAAACAATTATATGTTTTCCTTGAATGAATTTCAAACAGAACCTTTTGCAGTTTTGCTTGAGTTGATGGAAGTACTTTCCCTGGTGCTACGGACCCTGGTCTCCTTTACACTTAAAGAAAGCGTAAGCAGTGGGCTCATCTCTCTATACTTGGCCCAAGCGAGTTGTACCTTGGTCCATGTGTCATAATCCATTTTTTCGTATTGCACACAtcacaccattttttttcttttgacaaaACAGCAAATTTTTATTGACAATGACTTGATATTACAAGAGAACATGCCCTGTAGATCGTCCTGTGCAAGCTTCGCAGGCCACAAGGGATAATTCAATTCTTAAAAATCGGGCTTgtttgataatttaatttaatatttaaatttaatatgtTCAAATTTTAACTTGCTCAAAagtgtttgataataaaaaatagaacatattaattaattaagtgacattgaattttttaaataaaacttattttaaaaaataagtaataaattatttacttATCATTTAACGTGATTTATACTCAAATGTATCagatttagtacttaacaattcagtCATTTAACGGATTCAAGTTTATACTTCAGTTTAATCAAACGCAGAGCCATGACTGACTTAATTACCACTTCACCTAATAAAATTAACAGAAAAACATTGAGAGGATGTGGACAGACCAGTGCGTCTTCACATATTGTAGAGCTCCAAATGTTTATTGATCATCGATTATGCGCACCACTTCTAAACAGTCAGATTGCACCTCAATTTTCTTCCACCCTTCTTTTGCCATCACAAGGCCATAGTTTCTTCTCGACAAAGGCTTCACCTATTTCTGCTCCTGGAGACCCCAGAGCTGCCACCACCTCCCCTTTTCAGTTTCTTGCAACAATTCCCATCCCCGTTTTGATCGACTTAGATGACACACACTGCTGCATCTGTGTTGATTCTAATgcattttggattgtaagttatttgtccaaatatatttgcttacatcaccattacaattttcaatacacctttttatcttctcaattttctttttatctcacatacatcacatcataaaaagtgctacagtaaaaatatctcaaataacttacaatccaaacacacttgattCCTCGGGGGCTCCAAACACACTCTTGATTCCTTGGGGGCACCGTTGTGTCATGTCACCTTGATTCCTGTGTTGTTCCGCCCCCTTCATGTTTCTGAACAGTAGTTCTTTCCTCAGTTCTTCTGCCCTGAAATTTCTCCACTCCGACCTTTCGATATTTGTCAGAGAATATTGCACACATTACTCGAGGGATAGTCTAACTGATGACATTTTTTTCCCCGCACATTACTCGAGTGATGAATGCGCTTAATTGAACTTAAATTGCGTCCAACTGCAACCGGGCACATGATCACGCCAACTTAAAGGCTGTTGAAGGGCCATCAAGAATTTAGTCTCGACCAAGCCTCATGCTATTTATTAACAATTAAGGTCTTAGTGGTTAAATGATTTTCTCTTGAACAACTATCTGTAATCAGTTTAACACATTACCATGATAAAAATTGGCTTTGCACGAAATGTGCTACTTAATATGTTCTCTGCAGAGGCCCCATTCCGGgcccagacacgtggcagcccaggaaTGGCCGAGCTGGGCCTTGGCCCCCAGACCCCTGGCAGCAGCCCTGGGCCGCACAGGCTAGGGCTCCCAGGGGAGACGAAGGTCCATCCCGAAGAGGTCGGGAGTAATCCCCCTAAGTGCGGGATAATATCTATACTGGGCAAGTCCCGCGTCGTGCGGAGGTCGGACTCCCTCGCAGGTATAAATAATAGCACACATCCACTgtacaaggtacgctcactattggcAATTTATCCTGGACCACCGCTACTTCCCGTGAACCTTACCCACCGGAATACTAACTTGGCCGTCGGAGCGCCCTCGGGGACAACCCTCGGGCCCCCCCACCGTGAGAtcacttttacttgttttgcaGGTCTTGGATCAGCTCTCCCATCGACACCCCGAGCTCGTCAGTtcagctcggtccggggaaGCTCCGCGCTTCTTCAGTTGGGGGTGTGAAGTGTtcggcccaggaggtcggcaagaACGCACTCAATACTTAAAGTACTCGGTCGGAAGTGCGAATTGTTCGACCTAGGAGGTCGGCAAGGACGCGCTTAATATTTAAAGCACTCAGCCCCAAGGGGTGAGGTGTGAGGTGTTCGACCCCGGAGGTCGGCTCATAGCATTGCGAGTGGGCAAGGAAAGAAGGAAATAACTCTTCGAAATTTTGTATACATTgcaaacctatctattacaaagctTCCGAGctgcctatctattacaaagcgCCCTAACCCTCTACCGCAAAGTTTCCGAGCTGGTAATCTCCTTCGATGTCTGTTCTACCTACTGGTGGCCCGACCGGGGTGGAAGCTGAAAGTACACCTTAAGCATGTTGAGAGGCGTATGGTGAAGGCTATTGAGGAGCCCGGAAGCAGGAAACCCCTTCCGTCCTGGATGGACTTCCAAGAGCATTTTCAACTGGAGCATGGTCACATCCGTACAAGAAGACAGAAAGGGTTTCTGGAGGGGCTACCGCCCTAGGCCACCGGCTCTTTCCCGGCAGATCTGCCTGGAGACCCGTCCTCCTCCAGGGGAACCTCCTCTAGGTCTGCTCCTACGTCGGTTCGGCGGACCAGGCTCTTCAGGGCATGCCCCTTCCGGTACCCATCAAAGAGCCAGTCCAGCCTATCCTCGGCCGCAGGATCGTAGTCCTTGAAGTCCGCCACGTTGAAGCCGGGTAGGTTGAGGCCCTGCACCTGGGTCAGGGCCCGCGTAGAGCCAACCTGGAGGATGGGCTGGTTGAGGAGGGCGATGTCCATCTCGAACTGATCGGAGGAGATGAACTCCCGAACAGCCTTCTTCCGCTCTCGGCTGATGGTGCCGGAGAGCTCTACGGCATGCTCCTCCTTCAGCCTGGCCACACCAGCCCTCTCCTGGTCGAGCTCCGACCTGGTGGAGGCGAGCTGGACCTGGGCGGCGTCCACCTCCTTCTCGGCCTTGTCTAATTTGGCCTTAAGGGAGCTGGCCTCCTGGAGGGCCTGGGAAAGCTTCCTCTCCGCCTCCAGGTTCTTCTTCCGCAACTTCTCCAGGTCGGGAGACAGCTCGGAGAAGCGGGTAGCCAGGGCGGCACCGGCAGCGTTGGACTGGAAAATAGAGAAAGCAGATCAGCATGCCACGTCACTTAACCCAGACACGGGGGCGAAATTAACCCATGGGCGATACTTACTTGAGCCTGGGCGGTGTAGtacgcgtccaagagctcggagGGGCTGGCC contains the following coding sequences:
- the LOC113712870 gene encoding probable inactive receptor kinase At5g67200; the protein is MRAHLLLRDNVISLLIFCSSFLATLVHSSRYSIDVLPLSDASALLAFESKADLRSKLGFSPETSSSFCKWAGVQCSQARVVRFVVEGMDLGGVFAPSTLTRLDQLRVLSLQNNSLAGPIPDLSSLVNLKVLFLSHNSFTGSIPPSLSTLHRLKTLDLSHNNLTGPVPISFNNLDRLYTLRLDSNQFNGSIPALNQSTLQIFNISSNNLTGPIPVTPTLLRFKASLFSWNPGLCGEIIHKECREMQHFFGPVASPPPPKSVSADQSSQIERGEVGVSSQPSRKAHGKAALIIGLSGSGLFFICSFICFAFATRTVKKKKKESSAEKVLVGEATANANAEALMRIEEDNYELEEKVRRVQEGVQIAGMGKSGNLVFCAGEAQVYTLEQLMRASAELLGRGTMGTTYKAVLDSRLIVCVKRLDGSRLAGTSKEVFEGHMESVGSLRHPNLVPLRAYFQAKEERLLVYDYQPNGSLFSLIHGSKSARAKPLHWTSCLKIAEDVAQGLSYIHQAWRLVHGNLKSSNVLLGSDFEACLTDYCLSALATTIAATAASSDEEDPDFKAYKAPEALKFNNDQTQANTTTSKSDVYSFGVLLLELLSGKHPSQLPNLMPGDMMNWVKLSRDEENRGEDNKLEMLLEVAIACSVASPEQRPTMWQVLKMIQEIKEAVIMEEN